A genomic region of Granulicella sp. L56 contains the following coding sequences:
- a CDS encoding endo-1,4-beta-xylanase, with amino-acid sequence MATRREILAGGLKAAVAVVLSRTAIDKRLLAQVAQHPDDMTLNSAPRLQTFPPPDFGTIPKVLPKEAKAVAGAGSLKAHAARHQLISGAAVVVRSLGNDTALAELILDQCGILVPEGELKWRALRPAQDKFDFSQSDALFAFAAEHHLLVRGHTLAWHNSVPDWLMAAPASLDVRTLFVEHIRTVMGRYRGRVHSWDVVNEAILPKDAMPGNLRKSFWYERVGADYIDLAYHTAREADPKAKLTYNDYGVEYENAEDEERRRAILELLRGMQARRVPLDAVGIQSHIKAASPSIVGNGLADYMEAIRAMKLEVYLTELDVNEHDIASNEIAERDRLIAQTYKNFLDVALNNASVKLVLTWGISDRRTWLNDGPTHHRKQPNRPQRSLPFDPEYRPTPAFFAIRESFDSRSAKR; translated from the coding sequence ATGGCAACACGAAGAGAGATATTGGCCGGAGGATTAAAGGCCGCGGTGGCAGTAGTGCTTTCGCGAACGGCAATCGACAAGAGACTACTGGCACAGGTCGCGCAGCATCCTGACGATATGACGCTGAACAGTGCGCCGAGGCTGCAGACCTTTCCGCCGCCTGACTTTGGAACGATACCGAAGGTGCTGCCGAAGGAAGCGAAGGCGGTTGCAGGCGCTGGATCATTGAAAGCCCACGCTGCACGGCACCAATTAATTTCGGGAGCCGCCGTGGTCGTGCGCTCGCTCGGCAACGATACCGCGCTGGCGGAGTTAATCCTCGATCAGTGCGGCATCCTCGTACCCGAGGGCGAACTGAAGTGGCGCGCCCTTCGGCCAGCACAAGACAAGTTCGACTTCTCCCAGTCCGACGCACTCTTCGCCTTCGCGGCGGAGCATCATTTGCTGGTTCGTGGGCACACGCTCGCGTGGCATAACAGCGTGCCCGATTGGTTGATGGCCGCGCCCGCAAGTCTGGATGTGCGGACATTGTTTGTCGAGCACATTCGCACTGTGATGGGGCGATACCGAGGACGAGTGCATTCGTGGGATGTCGTGAACGAAGCGATCCTGCCGAAGGACGCGATGCCCGGCAACTTGAGAAAGTCCTTCTGGTATGAGCGCGTAGGCGCGGACTATATCGACCTTGCCTATCACACGGCGCGCGAAGCAGACCCGAAAGCCAAGCTCACTTACAACGACTACGGCGTGGAGTACGAGAACGCAGAGGACGAGGAGCGCCGACGTGCGATTCTTGAGTTGTTGCGTGGAATGCAGGCGCGCAGAGTGCCCTTGGATGCGGTTGGAATTCAGTCGCATATCAAGGCAGCTTCGCCATCGATCGTCGGCAACGGTTTAGCAGATTACATGGAAGCAATTCGCGCAATGAAGCTCGAGGTTTACCTCACCGAGCTCGATGTCAACGAGCATGATATTGCGTCGAATGAGATCGCGGAACGCGATCGCCTGATCGCTCAGACATATAAGAACTTTCTCGATGTCGCGCTGAACAATGCATCGGTGAAGCTGGTGTTGACGTGGGGCATCAGCGATCGCCGAACGTGGTTGAATGACGGACCGACGCATCACCGCAAACAGCCGAATCGGCCGCAGCGTTCCCTTCCCTTCGATCCGGAGTATCGGCCAACGCCAGCGTTTTTTGCCATTCGCGAGAGCTTTGACAGCCGCAGCGCCAAAAGGTGA